A stretch of DNA from Rheinheimera sp. MMS21-TC3:
TATCAACTGCATAGCCGTTTAGTTGAATTTCCATTGTCGTTACACCAAAGCATTGTTATTAGCTTACAACGTGCTGAACTAGGTCATATCGAGCATGATAACGCGCTTTATATTGACGAAGTGCATGAAGCTTTGGCTTTTGATAAGTTAATTTCGCTCATTTCAACTGGGTTCATTAACGTTCAAGAACATCAACTTGATATCCATATTAATGATGCAATAGCTGCAGTGGGTGAATTTTGCCAAGCCGATCGCGCTTATATGTTCCAGTTTAATGATGAATTAACCGAAATGAGTAACACTCATGAATGGGTGCGCCAAGGCGTAACTGCGCATAAAGACGAGCTACAAAATATTCCACAACATGCGCTGCCTTATTTTTATAAAACTATGCAAGAAACCTTTATTTTCAATGTTAGTGATGTCTCTAAGCTACCAGCAGAAGCGCACGCTGAACAAGCTGAGTTTGTCCGGGAGCATATTCAATCTATTCTGTGCTGTGCCATCCGTGCTGGTGATAAACTTATTGGTTTTGTCGGCTGCGATATGATTGGCCGCACCCGAAACTGGACCAGCAATGATTTACGCCGCCTTAAATTAGTAGGCGAAATGATCGCTAATACTTTACAAAGTGTCGCCTATCGCCAGTCACTACACAGCATGCAACAACAATTATTATTAGCTAATGCCGACCTACAGCAACAAGCCATGCAAGACGGCTTGACAGGCATTGCTAACCGTCGCCGCTTTGATCAATGCTTACAACAAGAACTACAGCGTAGCGCCCGCAGCAACACCCCCTTAAGCTTAGTCATGTTAGATATTGACCGTTTTAAACTATACAACGACTACTACGGCCATCAAACGGGTGATGATGCTTTAAAAACCCTAGCCAATTGCTTAAGCGAAGTATTAAAACGACAAGGTGACATAGCCGCTCGTTATGGTGGCGAAGAGTTTGCCCTTATCCTGCCCGATAGCAGTTTAGAAGACGCTATGAATGTGAGTAAGAAAATTCAACAATTGTTACAAGAAGCAGCTATAGAACACAAACACTCTGATGTTAGCAAGCTACTCACTGTTAGCATTGGCTGTTGTAGCCTTATAGCCGATAAAAACACTAAAGCTAGTCAGCTGATTAAAGCCGCTGATACGGCGTTATATGCAGCGAAGAGTAATGGCAGGAATAGGGTTGAAGTGAGTGGTGAGTGGTGAGTGTTTAGTGGTGAGTGTTTAGTGGTGAGTGTTTAGTGGTGAGTGTTTAGTGGTGAGTGTTTAGTGGTGAGTGTTTAGTGGTGAGTGACTAGTTCGCAGGGCGAACAGTGACTAGCTCACAAAGTGAGCGGTAACTAGCAGCTTTGCTGCGGTCACTCGTCACTGTTACCAAAGGTAACTTGTCACCGCTTGCCCAGCAAACTCGTCACTGCTTGCTGGGCGGTTTCTTAATCAAAAAATGGCGACCGGCTTTCAGTGGCATCAATCAAGTTAATTGGCTTATTTAACTTCTGGCCGCCATCGCGGGCAATAGGTACCCAAGGTAAGCGTCCTCGGCCTTTAGCTGGCCGTAATGAAAACAAGTCAAAGGGTATAGAAACAAAAAAGCCTTTAGTAAAGCTTCCTTCCCCATATTGCTCGGCCGATAAGTTAGTTAATGCCGCATAAGCGCCCACGACAATACCGCTATCAAAACGTTTGGCCGCTTCAATAGTCACCCCTTTATCTTTTGCTAAATACTGACCAATATTAAAGGTTAGTTGAGTATTAGGCAGTATTTCTGGTTTCCAATATAGGTTAACAAAGCCGGTAAAAGCATTGTAATCAAAAAACTTTAAATCATTATGGTAAGAGCGCTGCCTAACGTAGTTAACATCAAAACCTATAGCAAAGTTACTATCTACCGGACGATACAGCATTTCTGCACCTACACCGCCATACATAGTTTCTAAATAGCCGCCGTACACTTGAGCAAACACATTAGTTGATAACTGATCTTGCCATTGCAGATATAAGTTTTCCATACTTACCCTGTTGCCTGTTACATACTCACGTATATAAGTACGTACCCTATGCACACCAGTATCCTGCGCATCAACTTTATAATTAAACTTATCAAAATTCTCTAATAAAGTAACTTTGGCAGTCGCATTAACACTAAAGTTTTCACCTAAACGGTAGCCACCACCTAAAAACACCCCTCCTTGATACATATAAAATGCTTCAGGGTTGCCAAAGGTCTGGATCCAAAAGGCTTCCATGCTGGTATAAAAACCAGTTGAATAAGGGATATCTGCCATTGCCAATATGGTTTCATCTGGGTTTTGCCTAACATAAGTAGAAAGGACATTAGGCTCTAACACATCATAACGGGCAGCAGCTATAAAAGGCTCAACCTCTATCACCTTTTCAACCATAGCTAAATTGCCCGCATATTCGACTACTCTAATCCTTTTAATATAGCTGGGGATTTCATTAACTAATATTCGGCCTATCCGCTCTGTTGCTTCTGCATCATCACGGTAACTTAGTTGCTGACCATAAATAATAAATTCATCATCCGTCACCCTAGAGGTTTGCAATAAAAAACCTGCTTCCGTTAATAACATTCTGGGGATTATATCTTTATCAGTAATGCTAACTTTCTCTGCTAAAACTTGTGGTATAGGCTGCATAGCTGGTTTAATTTTAACCTGTTTAGCCTGGTGTAGGTTTAAAGCATAATGCACCCCAAAACCAAGAGTGTTACCTCGCTGATAATTGAGATCAAAACTAAAATTATTCCACTTATATACAGCACCAAGGTTCCAGCGGCTATCTTGGGTTAACTCACCTGCTCTATCACGGCTGTAGTCATTACCTTCATATTCCAGCTTTAAAGTTAGCGGCTGCCAAGGGGTTTGGTACTCAATGCCGCCATATACAGAAGCTGGCCCTTTAAAGAAACGCTGGTAATCAATCTTACCGCCTAAGCCACTAAAGCCACCAGGACGCTGACAAAAGCTATCTTTTATTTCACAAAATGGATTACTAATATTAGCTGCGCTACCTAAATAGCCCCAACCAATACCAAGATGAAAATCTAAGTCATGCCACTTTTTGCTAAAGGCTAAAAATTCACTTTCAAAAAAACCTGTGCCACCAAAGTCACGAAAGCCCACAGAAACTTGTGGTAAATAAGTACTTTCTTGCCACAAACGAAACTTAACATCTATACCTTTGTCTTTAAGAGTTTGATCACCACTAAATCCAGGTGAGTTGCTATATAACCGAGTGCGAACATCGGTATAACGCACCGTCGACTCCATCCAGTCAAATAGCTGTAAACTAACAGACCAAAAACGATACTCTTCGTTATCGGTATAATTAATCGTCATATCACCAGCTTCAGCCATACGTGCAGTCGGGGTTTGAATAAGCCCGACACCACCATGGACCATTTGCGAAACACCACTAGCTGGTAACTGCCAGGTCTTTACTACAGACGATGGCGTATCCTGCTCAGTCGCCATAGTATTAAATGAACAAACAGCACAGCCTATAACTGAGGCTAATAACGAAATGCGTCTAGCTTTTACACTAGGCGTATTAAAACTTCTAGCTTTCATAATAAAACCCTATGACGTGCTAATGCTAAAATATCTTGGTTTAATTGCTGCCATTTAGCAGAGAACATCGCAGGTTTAAAAGGCACAAATAATTGCGCTCCTGGCATAGCTTCAATTTTTTGCTGCTGCCAAGCACCAAGAGTTACTTTGATAATACGGCCATCAGGTTGCACTACATATAAAGTGCCTTTATCAGCTGCAGCTAGTCGCGAAATATCTGAGATGTAGTCGCCTACCTTAGTTGCATTTTTATAGCTAATACGACTTGGCTGTTGCACTAAGCCAAATACGCTTAATTGGCTGGGCCTTTTATAAAGCTGTAATAGGTAACTGCCTGGTATAAAACGCGGATTTTGCGACGGTTTTGCTCTAGCAAAGTCGTAATCTATAGGGATTAACACCCTAGTCGCTAATGACCAAGCTTGTATTTGTGCTGTCATACTGTTTAAAGCTTGCTGTACATCAGCATCAGTTGCATAGTCGTGCTGCAACTGGCTTAACTGTTGTAAAATTTTCTGCTGCAGTAATTGGGCGCTGTTGTCATCGGTTTTAAACAAAGCTGATGCGGGCCAGTACCAATTATCAGTTAAGGCAACAGGCGCTAAAACATCTGCCAACCGAGGTATTTGTGATTGTTGTTCAGCAGCATAAATATAAAGCTGTTGGTTTATCTGTACCTTTACTTCCGCTTGTGCCATTAAACCAATGCACAGAAATAAAGACCCCATAATAGCTATTACAAATTTCATGCTGCTGGTTGCTCCGTTTTCACCGCTTTACTTAGCTGCGCCTGCTTAGCTAGCTCTCTTGCTACTTTACTAACAAAAATCAATTGCATAGGCTCAGTAAAGGGGGCTAATTGTTGCTGGCTTTGCAGCAGAACACCACTGCTGGCATCAAACCAAAATATATTTTGCCAGCGTTGATCGAAGCGCAAAAAGTTAGCAGGAGTAGCATAATCTAAGTATTCAATTACCTTAGTTACTGCAATATCTTGTTGAAAAACATTAATGGTATGCCCTGTCTCCACCTTAAAAGATGAGCTTACGCTATAGCCATACTCACCTGCACGCCAATCAACTAGGCGCTGCCAATGGCTTTGTTCGTTTATAGCTTGCCAGTTAGCAATAGGATCAGTAGTTGTAGCTGTTAGCTTAAGTAAATCATTACTAAAGCCTAAGGTTTTGGTAATACGGCCATTATTGGTAATAAGCATAGCTTGGTCAGAAGAAATCCATTTTAAGTCACCCTGCTCTACAAACATTAACGCCATAACACTTTGCGGACGGTCACCGTGAGTCACATATAAGAAGTCAAAGTCTGCGTTAGATACCTCTGCCAAGGTTAAGCTGGCATCAGGTTGGCGAGTAAAAGCTAGTTGTAGCGTGTCTTTATACGAATGATAAGTACCTGCACATGACGTTAGACTTATTATTACAGCTGCAGCTGCCAACCATTTCAGCAAAACCATAGAATACCCAACCTAAAAAAGTATAAATATTACCCTAAAAGCGACTATATTAAAGAAGTGATTTACTACTTTTTAATATTAATATTTCAATAAAAAAGCCGCCCTGTGGCGGCTTTTTAAACGACTTAAAACTTACTGAACAATTGCAGGGTAAGTAAAGGTTACAGTCGCAGTTGTAGTACCGGTGCCCGTACCAGTAACAGTAGTAGTAGTGGTACCTGTACAAATACCATTTACGGGAGCTGCATCACCTGTATTACAGGTTTCTACTGGGTCAACTGGGGTTACCACTGAAGTACTGCTACTGTTAGACACTATTGCAGCAACAACAGCCACACCTACTACACCAGCTGCTACTGTTGTAGTGGCTACACCACCAATAGTACTACCAGGGGCAAAAAAACCACCTGCTTTATCATCTTGAGCGTTAACACCTAAAGATAACAACAACGCCGAAGCGGCAATAACTAATTTCTTCATCACTAATTCCTTATGCCAAATTTAAACTTACAATTACTGTTAAGAGTAAACTAAAAGACTACTATACTCAACTAACTTATCTATTTTTTTAAGCCTCTTAACGATTTTAAAGCTAAAAGCCTGCTACTGACCCAAAGCTTTTTTTGCCAACTGTGCATTAATATCTATTACTTCTGTTTTTCTGGCTTTTGCAACCAAATCAGTCACACTTGAATGGTTAAACTCCGTTGGCGCTGCTTGCAATAAGTCAACTATTTCTTGAACAGCAAAGTCACTACAGTAAGCATCTAGTTGCAACAAAACCCTTTCCATTTCAGGCCAAGTTAAACACACCTCATCAGCCGCCATAATTCTTGGATGCTCAGTATCTCGAACATTATCACCAATCAACAACTCTTCAAATAACTTTTCACCTGGGCGTAACCCTGTGTATTGTATTTCTATATCACCACTGGAATGAACTTCATCTTTTACTTCTAACCCCATTAAATGGATCATTCGCCTTGCTAAATCAGCTATTTTTACCGGCTCGCCCATATCTAGCACAAATACATCACCACTGCCGCCCATAGCACCAGCTTGGATAACTAGCTGCGCCGCCTCGGGTATAGTCATAAAATAACGAATAATATCTTTATGAGTTACCGTTACAGGGCCACCACGGCGAATTTGCTCTCTAAACAAAGGTACTACCGAGCCACTAGAGCCTAATACATTACCAAAACGGACCATACAAAAACGGGTTTTTGTTTGCCGCTTAGCTAAAGCTTGCAATACTAACTCTGCTAAGCGCTTCGACGCGCCCATTACATTTGTTGGCCTAACCGCTTTATCAGTTGAAATAAGCACAAAGTTTTCTACCTTAGCGGCAATGGCGGCTTCAGCCGCGTACCAGGTGCCAAAAACGTTGTTAGTCACGCCTTCAACAATATTATATTCAACCAGCGGCACATGCTTATAAGCCGCAGCATGGTATACCGTATCTACCATAAAAGCAGACATAACAGACTGCATCCGCTCACGCCTTTGCACTGAGCCCATAATAGGTAGTAATTTAATCTCTAGCTGTTGCCTAGCTATGGTTGCACTTAACTCTTGCTCTATGGTGTATAAGCTAAACTCACAGCGCTCAAACAACACTAATGCTTTTGGTGCACATAATAAAATTTGCCGACACAACTCTGAGCCAATAGAACCACCAGCTCCGGTTACCATAACCACTTTACCGCGAATATTGGCTTCCAGTAATTTAGTTTGTGGTGCTACTGCCTCACGGCCTAATAAATCTTCAATTTTAACATCTTGTAGCTCATCAATCTTCATTGAGCCATCAACTAAATCACTCATACCAGGAATAGACTGCACAGGTATAGGTAACTTTTCTAGCGAGTCTAATACTTCACGCCGACGTGAGCGCGAAGCCGAAGGCAAGGCTAATAAAATACGACTAACATTTTTCTTTTTAACTAAAATATTTATAGCTGAAGGATTACCAACCGGAATACCCAAAATTGTTGAACGCTGCAAAGTTGTATCGTCATCAATAAATACCACTGGATGATACTGCTCACCATTAAATAAAGCTTGAGCAAGCTGACGCCCAGATGAGCCAGCACCGTAAATTAATACTCGTTCTTTGTGGCCATTATTACGTTGCACCAAAAACACTCTGGCCAATAAGCGAATACCACCTGCACTAATTAAAGATAAAATAGCGTAAACAAAAATTAAGTTACCCTTATCTTCAACGTCAAAGGCTTTAAATAATAAGGCTAATATAATGGCGTTACTTACAATACCAGCCAATATAGCACCTAAGGCATGCTGGCCAATATAACGAATAACTGCCCGATACAACCCTAATTTAACAAAAAGCAATAATGTGAACGGTAAAGTGATAACAAAGGCAAGTGCAATACTAGTTGCTTGATAAGAATCTGTACCTTGAGTAAGAAAATAAGCACCAATGAAAGAACAACTTAAAAACACAACATCAAATAATACCGAAATTGCGCGCTTAATATAGCGAGGTAAGCCTAATAGAAATGCCAACATGGAACAGCCCCGTGTTTAGTTTATGCTTGATAAAACAAAAAGGAGATAACATAAATTACAAAGCTGCCATTTTATACTTAATGCACAAAACAAACTAGTCTCAATACAGTGTAGACTATTGCTGAGTAATTAGCCTTATACTCTTACCGTTAAACATAAAGACCATAGTTTACATCCTGTAACTGAACCTAAGATGTACTACTATGGTCAAGATGCATCGTTAAAAGCAGACTAAGATTGCCAAACCAAGTGTTTAACACACTAAGATAACAAAGTATTAAAACTAGAGAGTATTATATAATAAATCTAGCCTTACTTTGCTAGCTCATCAATAATTTTACTGAACTCTTCTACGCTTTTTGCACCAACAATAATTTCATAGTCAGTTACAGTATCGCCATCAATACGGCCTATAACAAAGGCTGGTGTATCGCCTAACCCCATTTCACTGGCATATTTTGCTGATAACGTAACGCTATTGTGAACATCAGTATTTTTTAAGCAATGTTGAAATGCGTCGCTATCTAAAGAAAAAGTATCTGGGATCGTGTTGAGATAATCTAAAGTTAAGCCTGAGGCACCAATTGAAAACAGCTCATTTTTAACCTCTGCATATTTATTTTGTTGGTTTGCACAGCGTAAAATTACCGCTGCCATACCCGCATTTTTATGTAAATTCAGTAATGGCAATTCACGGCCTACAAATAAAAGCTTATTGGTATCGATATACGCTTGTTTTAACTCTGGATATACTTCTTCATGAAATTTTTTGCAAAACGGACAGTGTAAGTCTGTAAATTCAATTATGGCTACATTGGCGTTGTTGCTTCCAACACGTATACCGTCCGCCATTTCAATTGAGTCAGGCCTTACGCGATCACCCATACCTATTTTACGGGCGATTAGAGCCTGTAATTGCTTTACTTCTGCCAACTCGGCTTTTAGAGCATTAATTTCAGCTTCCTGAGGGGATGCACAACCTTGCAGCCATAAAGTACCTAACAGTACAAAAACAATTTTTATTAACTTCATTTATGTTCCTTAATTAAAAAAGCCCTCGATAACGAGGGCTTAATATTAACTAACTAAAAAGAGTTATTACTCTCTCCAGTCGTTTAAGTCTAATACTGGAGTTACACGGTCGCCAGTTGATAAACGCTGTACACCGAAACCGTGAACTTTGTCACGAGGAGCAGTAACAGTGAATGTCATAGTTTGACGTCTGTCGTGTGAGCTAGTTTCAACACCAGTTGCACCAGCAGCATAGCCACCGTCAGCACCTAAGTAACCAGCTTCAGTTTCAGCTTGAGCAATTACGTCAGGAATAAAGTAAACTACTGATGATTTAGCAGGTACTTGGCCTAAAGATACAGCTTCAACAGCACGGTTAGCAACAGTACCATCAGCTGATTCGCCGAAAACATCAACAGTTACTTCAGCAGCTTCGCTATGCTCGTTAGTAATACGAACGAAGTTACCTTCTGCATTAAAGGTATAAGGTACTTTTAATACAGCGCCGTTAACACCGATGTTGTGAGTTAACTTGTTCGCTTCACAGTGATCAAGCAAGTTAGCATCATCGAAGTCTAACGTGTAGTGCGTGTTAACTTTGTAGTTAAAGTTCATGATATCAGCTGGAGATGTATTAGTAACAACATAATACATTTCGTTGTATAAAGCACCATCTAATACTGTGCCTACTGCAGCAGGGTTAACTTCTGGGTCACCGCCAGTTGCATCTGGTGTGAACACGTCTGTAGCATAAGTGTCATACACTGTAGCGGTAGCTAAAGTTGTACCAAACTCACCCCAAAGGATACCTGATTCAACAACTTCTTGAGTATCTAAAACACCTGTTGCTGCTAAACGTGCATTCCATAAACCCATTTCAACGTTTGAACGTGGGTCAGAAGAGGCAACAAAAGCAGTTTTTAGGTAGTCATCAACTTGTAATACAACAGCGCGATCTAAAACAGGCGCACGGTCATAGAAAGCTGTTTTATAAACAGCTTCGTG
This window harbors:
- a CDS encoding diguanylate cyclase domain-containing protein, whose product is MTDVEQPHFWPVLDALPYPVLYKDINSPNIFINLAAKRLFSENKTDISSVVSLDTIKTLTLCYANTHHPYGLFNNPLIQALSGNEIEQHVYLAKQASSYQLHSRLVEFPLSLHQSIVISLQRAELGHIEHDNALYIDEVHEALAFDKLISLISTGFINVQEHQLDIHINDAIAAVGEFCQADRAYMFQFNDELTEMSNTHEWVRQGVTAHKDELQNIPQHALPYFYKTMQETFIFNVSDVSKLPAEAHAEQAEFVREHIQSILCCAIRAGDKLIGFVGCDMIGRTRNWTSNDLRRLKLVGEMIANTLQSVAYRQSLHSMQQQLLLANADLQQQAMQDGLTGIANRRRFDQCLQQELQRSARSNTPLSLVMLDIDRFKLYNDYYGHQTGDDALKTLANCLSEVLKRQGDIAARYGGEEFALILPDSSLEDAMNVSKKIQQLLQEAAIEHKHSDVSKLLTVSIGCCSLIADKNTKASQLIKAADTALYAAKSNGRNRVEVSGEW
- a CDS encoding YjbH domain-containing protein translates to MKARSFNTPSVKARRISLLASVIGCAVCSFNTMATEQDTPSSVVKTWQLPASGVSQMVHGGVGLIQTPTARMAEAGDMTINYTDNEEYRFWSVSLQLFDWMESTVRYTDVRTRLYSNSPGFSGDQTLKDKGIDVKFRLWQESTYLPQVSVGFRDFGGTGFFESEFLAFSKKWHDLDFHLGIGWGYLGSAANISNPFCEIKDSFCQRPGGFSGLGGKIDYQRFFKGPASVYGGIEYQTPWQPLTLKLEYEGNDYSRDRAGELTQDSRWNLGAVYKWNNFSFDLNYQRGNTLGFGVHYALNLHQAKQVKIKPAMQPIPQVLAEKVSITDKDIIPRMLLTEAGFLLQTSRVTDDEFIIYGQQLSYRDDAEATERIGRILVNEIPSYIKRIRVVEYAGNLAMVEKVIEVEPFIAAARYDVLEPNVLSTYVRQNPDETILAMADIPYSTGFYTSMEAFWIQTFGNPEAFYMYQGGVFLGGGYRLGENFSVNATAKVTLLENFDKFNYKVDAQDTGVHRVRTYIREYVTGNRVSMENLYLQWQDQLSTNVFAQVYGGYLETMYGGVGAEMLYRPVDSNFAIGFDVNYVRQRSYHNDLKFFDYNAFTGFVNLYWKPEILPNTQLTFNIGQYLAKDKGVTIEAAKRFDSGIVVGAYAALTNLSAEQYGEGSFTKGFFVSIPFDLFSLRPAKGRGRLPWVPIARDGGQKLNKPINLIDATESRSPFFD
- a CDS encoding capsule biosynthesis GfcC family protein — protein: MKFVIAIMGSLFLCIGLMAQAEVKVQINQQLYIYAAEQQSQIPRLADVLAPVALTDNWYWPASALFKTDDNSAQLLQQKILQQLSQLQHDYATDADVQQALNSMTAQIQAWSLATRVLIPIDYDFARAKPSQNPRFIPGSYLLQLYKRPSQLSVFGLVQQPSRISYKNATKVGDYISDISRLAAADKGTLYVVQPDGRIIKVTLGAWQQQKIEAMPGAQLFVPFKPAMFSAKWQQLNQDILALARHRVLL
- a CDS encoding YjbF family lipoprotein, with protein sequence MVLLKWLAAAAVIISLTSCAGTYHSYKDTLQLAFTRQPDASLTLAEVSNADFDFLYVTHGDRPQSVMALMFVEQGDLKWISSDQAMLITNNGRITKTLGFSNDLLKLTATTTDPIANWQAINEQSHWQRLVDWRAGEYGYSVSSSFKVETGHTINVFQQDIAVTKVIEYLDYATPANFLRFDQRWQNIFWFDASSGVLLQSQQQLAPFTEPMQLIFVSKVARELAKQAQLSKAVKTEQPAA
- a CDS encoding nucleoside-diphosphate sugar epimerase/dehydratase, giving the protein MLAFLLGLPRYIKRAISVLFDVVFLSCSFIGAYFLTQGTDSYQATSIALAFVITLPFTLLLFVKLGLYRAVIRYIGQHALGAILAGIVSNAIILALLFKAFDVEDKGNLIFVYAILSLISAGGIRLLARVFLVQRNNGHKERVLIYGAGSSGRQLAQALFNGEQYHPVVFIDDDTTLQRSTILGIPVGNPSAINILVKKKNVSRILLALPSASRSRRREVLDSLEKLPIPVQSIPGMSDLVDGSMKIDELQDVKIEDLLGREAVAPQTKLLEANIRGKVVMVTGAGGSIGSELCRQILLCAPKALVLFERCEFSLYTIEQELSATIARQQLEIKLLPIMGSVQRRERMQSVMSAFMVDTVYHAAAYKHVPLVEYNIVEGVTNNVFGTWYAAEAAIAAKVENFVLISTDKAVRPTNVMGASKRLAELVLQALAKRQTKTRFCMVRFGNVLGSSGSVVPLFREQIRRGGPVTVTHKDIIRYFMTIPEAAQLVIQAGAMGGSGDVFVLDMGEPVKIADLARRMIHLMGLEVKDEVHSSGDIEIQYTGLRPGEKLFEELLIGDNVRDTEHPRIMAADEVCLTWPEMERVLLQLDAYCSDFAVQEIVDLLQAAPTEFNHSSVTDLVAKARKTEVIDINAQLAKKALGQ
- a CDS encoding thioredoxin domain-containing protein gives rise to the protein MKLIKIVFVLLGTLWLQGCASPQEAEINALKAELAEVKQLQALIARKIGMGDRVRPDSIEMADGIRVGSNNANVAIIEFTDLHCPFCKKFHEEVYPELKQAYIDTNKLLFVGRELPLLNLHKNAGMAAVILRCANQQNKYAEVKNELFSIGASGLTLDYLNTIPDTFSLDSDAFQHCLKNTDVHNSVTLSAKYASEMGLGDTPAFVIGRIDGDTVTDYEIIVGAKSVEEFSKIIDELAK